The following are from one region of the Pseudorasbora parva isolate DD20220531a chromosome 12, ASM2467924v1, whole genome shotgun sequence genome:
- the tmem45a gene encoding transmembrane protein 45A, translating into MGSFKGHALPGSFFLITGLWWAAKQTFLYATRRNKSAGAGRLASRATQRRIEIIEGAVILSFSIIGMLAEQLLAGGPKFQLYDSSTQHWEQLMNWQHTTMYLFFAIAGAISLTVHSTDIAPLALDRMLLGLAFFNEGFLFLYHLHGRDMLDVHVHTLLLYAIFGQAFICLLEVFHRGNIILELLRATLTVLQGSWFWQIGFVLYSPSQVKWDQTDHDNVMFVTLCYCWHLAFALLTVAIVYWSVLCAVRSRLRRMPPMEMGLLKPREKEVESEDEIL; encoded by the exons ATGGGGAGTTTTAAAGGCCATGCATTGCCTGGAAGTTTCTTCCTGATCACTGGTCTGTGGTGGGCCGCAAAGCAGACATTTTTGTACGCCACCCGCAGGAACAAAAGTGCTGGTGCGGGCAGACTTGCATCTCGAGCTACCCAACGCCGCATAGAAATCATAGAAGGAGCTGTCATTTTATCATTTTCTATTATTG GTATGTTAGCAGAGCAGCTTTTAGCGGGTGGGCCTAAGTTTCAACTGTATGATTCTTCCACTCAGCACTGGGAGCAGCTGATGAACTGGCAGCACACCACCATGTACCTGTTTTTTGCCATCGCAGGGGCCATATCTCTCACTGTCCACAGCACAGACATCGCCCCATTGGCATTAGACCGTATGCTCCTGGGTCTTGCTTTCTTTAATGAGG GATTTCTGTTCCTTTATCATCTCCATGGCAGAGACATGCTTGATGTCCATGTGCACACTCTTCTCCTCTATGCCATCTTTGGACAAGCTTTCATCTGCCTTCTGGAGGTTTTCCACAGGGGGAATATTATACTAGAACTGCTCAGAGCCACTCTCACCGTACTTCAGGGCAGCTGGTTCTGGCAG ATTGGTTTTGTGTTGTACTCGCCTAGTCAAGTGAAATGGGATCAGACAGACCATGACAATGTTATGTTCGTCACATTATGCTACTGCTGGCACCTCGCGTTTGCACTGCTCACTGTAGCTATAGTGTACTGGTCTGTTCTATG TGCTGTGCGTTCCAGACTGAGGAGGATGCCACCCATGGAAATGGGGCTTTTGAAACCAAGGGAAAAGGAAGTAGAGTCTGAAGACGAGATTTTATGA
- the sft2d2a gene encoding SFT2 domain containing 2a, which produces MDKLRAVLGGHDGNNDRNILQAANEASTLGWGTRVKGFLACMVIGVVCSVLGVCCLFIPKIGFIIFIVFYTFGNICSLISTMFLMGPMKQLKRMCDKTRAFATVVMITCLVLTLCAAFWWKIFALCLLFVILQTIAFAWYSLSYISFAR; this is translated from the exons ATGGACAAACTCAGAGCAGTTCTGGGTGGTCATGATGGAAACAATGACAGAAATATACTGCAG GCGGCGAATGAAGCGTCCACGCTGGGATGGGGGACGCGCGTGAAAGGATTCCTCGCCTGTATGGTCATCGGAGTAGTGTGCAGTGTCTTG ggAGTATGTTGTTTATTTATTCCCAAAATAGGATTTATTATCTTCATTGTATTTTACACATTTGGCAACATATGCTCCTTAATAAG CACCATGTTTCTGATGGGACCAATGAAACAGCTGAAACGCATGTGTGACAAGACCAGAGCCTTTGCTACAGTTGTTATGATA ACATGTCTGGTTCTCACACTCTGTGCAGCTTTTTGG TGGAAGATCTTTGCACTCTGTTTGCTGTTTGTCATTCTACAAACCATTGCATTTGCATG GTATAGCCTGTCTTACATTTCTTTCGCAAGGTAA